Proteins found in one Actinomycetota bacterium genomic segment:
- a CDS encoding UbiX family flavin prenyltransferase yields the protein MKIFVGISGASGSIYGGRLLKALSQSGNEITVCISDGAVAVIREEEDLAVAADAGRDEVTAAFLSHHELGGGGLRLVEPSDMASSFASGSSLAEAAVICPCSMSTLASISAGVTRNLIHRVADVMLKESRPLVMVPRETPLSEIHLLNMLRARRAGALVVPAMPGFYHHPQTIEDLVDFVAGKVLDQLKIPNRLYERWEG from the coding sequence ATGAAGATCTTTGTTGGCATCAGCGGCGCCAGCGGCTCCATCTACGGCGGCCGGCTTCTCAAGGCTCTCTCGCAATCTGGGAACGAGATCACTGTCTGCATTTCTGATGGCGCTGTCGCGGTTATCCGTGAGGAAGAAGACCTGGCCGTTGCTGCAGATGCGGGGCGGGATGAGGTTACCGCAGCTTTCCTTTCACATCATGAACTCGGCGGCGGCGGCCTGCGGCTGGTGGAACCGTCGGACATGGCCAGCAGCTTTGCCAGCGGCAGTTCGCTGGCGGAAGCCGCAGTAATCTGTCCCTGCTCGATGTCGACGCTCGCCAGCATCTCCGCCGGAGTGACCCGTAATCTCATTCACCGCGTCGCTGATGTCATGCTCAAGGAATCGCGCCCGCTGGTTATGGTTCCGCGCGAGACGCCGCTGAGCGAGATCCATCTGCTGAACATGCTGAGAGCCAGGCGGGCGGGAGCTCTGGTAGTGCCGGCGATGCCCGGCTTCTACCATCATCCGCAGACGATTGAAGACCTGGTCGATTTCGTTGCCGGCAAGGTGCTCGACCAGCTGAAGATTCCCAATCGGCTTTATGAGCGCTGGGAAGGATGA
- a CDS encoding DUF72 domain-containing protein, which translates to MLSAPELRIGTSGWNYSHWRQIFYPHGVKQAQWLSFYASNFDTVEINATFYRLPKPEYVDNWAASVPEGFVFAVKGSRYLTHVKHLGDTGEPVERFFDLMSRFGEKAGPVLWQLPPQMKLDSDRLAAFVSALPGGWRHAFEFRHPSWFCADVYGILERAGAALVIGDHPDRPQEVMLTADWTYLRFHYGEDGGRYSGEQLQQWAARIRELMAEAAGAYIYFNNDWQGYALENARELGRMLAIAPRLS; encoded by the coding sequence ATGTTGTCGGCGCCTGAGCTGCGCATAGGCACCTCGGGCTGGAATTACAGCCATTGGCGCCAGATCTTCTATCCCCATGGCGTGAAACAGGCCCAATGGCTTTCGTTCTATGCCTCGAACTTCGATACCGTCGAGATAAACGCTACCTTCTACCGCCTCCCCAAGCCCGAGTATGTCGACAACTGGGCTGCTTCCGTGCCGGAAGGGTTCGTCTTCGCGGTAAAGGGCAGCCGCTATCTGACACACGTAAAGCACCTGGGCGATACCGGTGAGCCGGTCGAGCGGTTCTTCGACCTCATGTCCAGGTTCGGCGAGAAGGCCGGGCCTGTCCTCTGGCAGCTGCCGCCTCAGATGAAGCTCGACAGCGACCGCCTGGCGGCTTTCGTCAGCGCGCTCCCGGGCGGCTGGCGCCACGCCTTCGAGTTCCGCCATCCCAGCTGGTTCTGCGCCGACGTCTACGGCATCCTCGAGAGGGCGGGAGCGGCGCTGGTGATAGGAGACCACCCCGACCGTCCCCAGGAGGTGATGCTGACCGCCGATTGGACCTACCTGCGTTTTCATTATGGGGAAGACGGCGGCCGCTACAGCGGCGAACAGTTGCAGCAGTGGGCCGCGCGCATCCGGGAGCTGATGGCTGAAGCTGCCGGCGCCTATATATATTTCAATAACGACTGGCAGGGGTATGCGCTGGAGAACGCCCGCGAGCTGGGCCGGATGCTGGCGATTGCCCCCCGGCTCAGCTAA
- a CDS encoding ribonuclease J, producing the protein MEPIIANKDKLKIIPLGGLGEIGKNMMVMEYGGRMLIIDAGLSFPKDELLGIDLIIPDFSYIRDRADQVEAVLLTHGHEDHVGALPFFLREINVPVYGTRLTLGLVGNKLEEHGLADVTDLREIVADEPKQIGPFHCEFISVTHSIPDGIALAITTPVGTVVHTGDFKLDPNPIDGRRTNMGKFGELGTQGVLLLLSDSTNAEVEGVTGPEKSVGKTLEQTFRLAEGRIIAASFASHIHRIQQIVDIARKHRRKLAIVGRSMVRNAEMARELGYLTIPEDMLISLREIDGYKPSKIVILSSGSQGEPLSALTRMAFGDHKKVKLAPGDTVILSARPVPGNEVSVHTVINQLFKRGVRVVYESVAPVHVSGHASREELKMIINLTQPKFFMPIHGEYRHLFFHAELAEEMGMDRKHIIMASNGDVVQASNGKVRIVDKIDAGMTFVDGLDVGDIQDVTLRDRQKLSRDGTFIVVAPVREQDGSVVAPPDITAKGFVYMGNRRELMKEVSSLVKAIMSESASLAITDPGLLQEHIHSRLAKFLYKKTKKRPLIMVIVVEV; encoded by the coding sequence ATGGAGCCAATTATAGCTAACAAAGACAAACTAAAGATCATCCCTCTCGGCGGACTCGGCGAGATCGGCAAGAACATGATGGTGATGGAATACGGCGGGCGCATGCTCATAATCGATGCCGGCCTCAGCTTCCCCAAGGACGAGCTCCTGGGGATCGACCTCATCATCCCGGATTTTTCCTATATCAGGGACCGCGCCGACCAGGTCGAAGCGGTGCTGCTGACTCACGGCCACGAGGATCACGTCGGGGCGCTGCCGTTCTTCCTGCGGGAGATCAACGTGCCCGTGTATGGTACCCGCCTGACGCTCGGCCTGGTAGGGAACAAGCTCGAGGAGCACGGCCTGGCCGATGTCACCGACCTGCGCGAGATAGTCGCCGACGAGCCCAAGCAGATCGGGCCTTTCCATTGTGAGTTCATAAGCGTCACCCACAGCATTCCTGACGGCATCGCCCTGGCGATCACTACTCCGGTGGGAACGGTCGTGCACACGGGTGATTTCAAGCTGGATCCCAATCCCATCGACGGCCGGCGCACGAATATGGGCAAGTTCGGCGAACTGGGAACACAGGGAGTGCTACTGCTGCTTTCAGACTCGACTAACGCCGAGGTCGAGGGTGTCACCGGGCCGGAGAAATCTGTCGGCAAGACCCTCGAGCAGACCTTCAGGCTGGCCGAGGGGCGTATCATCGCCGCCTCGTTCGCCTCGCACATACACCGGATCCAGCAGATCGTCGATATCGCCCGCAAGCACCGCCGCAAACTGGCGATCGTCGGGCGATCGATGGTGCGCAACGCCGAGATGGCGCGCGAGCTCGGCTACCTCACTATTCCCGAGGACATGCTGATCAGCCTGCGGGAGATCGATGGTTACAAGCCTTCGAAGATCGTCATCCTTTCCAGTGGCAGCCAGGGAGAGCCGCTCTCGGCTCTTACCCGCATGGCCTTCGGCGACCACAAAAAAGTGAAGCTGGCGCCGGGCGATACGGTCATCCTGTCAGCGCGGCCGGTTCCCGGCAACGAGGTGAGCGTTCACACCGTCATCAACCAGCTGTTCAAGCGCGGAGTGCGGGTCGTCTATGAATCGGTGGCGCCGGTGCATGTCTCCGGGCACGCCTCGCGTGAAGAGCTAAAGATGATCATTAACCTGACCCAGCCGAAATTCTTCATGCCGATCCACGGGGAATACCGGCATCTCTTCTTCCACGCGGAACTGGCGGAGGAGATGGGCATGGACCGCAAGCACATAATCATGGCGTCCAACGGCGATGTCGTGCAGGCGTCCAACGGCAAAGTCAGGATAGTGGACAAGATCGACGCCGGCATGACCTTCGTGGACGGGCTCGACGTCGGCGACATCCAGGACGTCACCCTGCGCGACCGCCAGAAGCTCTCACGCGACGGCACCTTCATCGTCGTGGCGCCCGTGCGCGAGCAGGACGGCTCGGTCGTGGCGCCTCCGGACATCACCGCCAAGGGCTTTGTCTACATGGGCAACCGGCGCGAGCTGATGAAAGAGGTTTCCTCCCTCGTAAAGGCCATAATGTCCGAAAGCGCCAGTCTGGCGATCACCGATCCCGGGCTGCTGCAGGAGCACATACACAGCCGGCTGGCCAAGTTCCTGTACAAGAAGACCAAGAAGCGTCCGCTGATCATGGTGATCGTGGTCGAAGTCTAG
- the dapA gene encoding 4-hydroxy-tetrahydrodipicolinate synthase translates to MNKSVGDILTAMVTSFHKDGSVNFEGTAALASFLVENGSDGLVVSGTTGESPTLTDNEKIDLIRVVCDAVAGRATIIAGTGSNDTAHSVELTHRASEKGIDAILAVTPYYNKPPKAGIIAHFKALAEAAQGKPVIIYNIPGRCVTNIDPETLAELDEIDNIVAVKQANPDLAEARRLTEISDMGIYAGNDDMVFPLLEIGGWGGICVASHIVGPQMKQMVEAYRAGKVDEARAIDEKLRPLYEVLFLTSNPIMIKAALNMMGHNVGDVRLPLVPATDEEKAALRRVLESMELLQQHA, encoded by the coding sequence ATGAATAAATCAGTTGGAGACATACTCACAGCCATGGTCACCTCCTTCCACAAGGATGGTTCCGTGAACTTCGAGGGCACGGCCGCTCTGGCAAGTTTTCTGGTGGAGAATGGTTCAGACGGGCTGGTCGTCAGCGGCACTACCGGCGAATCGCCGACCCTTACCGACAACGAGAAGATCGACCTCATCCGCGTCGTCTGCGACGCCGTAGCCGGCCGCGCCACCATCATCGCCGGCACCGGCTCGAACGATACAGCTCATAGCGTCGAGCTGACGCATCGCGCCAGCGAAAAGGGCATCGACGCCATCCTCGCCGTGACGCCTTATTACAACAAGCCGCCGAAGGCCGGCATTATTGCCCATTTCAAGGCGCTGGCCGAAGCCGCCCAGGGCAAACCGGTCATCATCTATAACATCCCCGGCCGCTGCGTGACCAATATCGACCCCGAGACTCTGGCGGAACTCGACGAGATCGACAACATCGTTGCGGTGAAACAGGCCAACCCCGATCTGGCAGAAGCGCGCCGCCTGACGGAGATCAGCGACATGGGCATCTATGCCGGCAACGATGACATGGTCTTTCCCCTGCTGGAGATAGGAGGCTGGGGAGGCATCTGCGTTGCTTCCCACATCGTCGGTCCCCAGATGAAGCAGATGGTAGAGGCGTACCGAGCCGGCAAGGTCGATGAGGCCAGGGCTATTGACGAGAAGCTGAGGCCACTCTACGAGGTCCTCTTCCTGACCTCGAACCCGATCATGATCAAGGCGGCGCTCAACATGATGGGCCACAACGTCGGTGACGTACGGCTGCCGTTGGTGCCCGCGACCGATGAAGAAAAGGCCGCGCTTCGGCGGGTCCTGGAGTCAATGGAGCTGCTGCAGCAACACGCCTAG
- a CDS encoding polyprenyl synthetase family protein produces the protein MNNTAPLELFKAAYWESFAGDMAGCEQRLVAITGEPGGSLAESCLLTLEAGGKRLRPLLVFLSSARGTPIGEAHHAAAAAVELVHMATLVHDDILDGADLRRGKPTLAAKYGRNMGVSAGDYLFSSAFRILAANGSARCVAMLSAASLDLSRGELLQMEQTRDFSLAPEAYFERCRLKTASLFSTACMLGAVIGKCSEPVVTAMHDFGMNLGLAFQVADDILDFAGDTGAIGKRAGADLRDGTVTLPLVMALERDDSLPDMLGENLSDALIDEICMRVRDSGGLEVARSRALELVDMATESLSAAAGELDTAPLALIARVAADRGA, from the coding sequence ATGAACAACACCGCCCCGCTGGAGCTCTTCAAGGCCGCTTACTGGGAAAGCTTCGCCGGCGACATGGCCGGTTGCGAGCAGCGGCTGGTTGCGATCACGGGGGAACCCGGGGGCTCGCTGGCGGAATCCTGTCTGCTGACACTCGAAGCGGGCGGCAAGCGTCTGAGGCCTCTGCTGGTCTTTCTTTCCTCTGCCAGGGGAACACCGATCGGGGAAGCTCATCATGCCGCGGCCGCAGCCGTGGAGCTGGTCCACATGGCGACACTCGTCCATGACGATATTCTTGATGGAGCCGATCTGCGCCGGGGGAAACCGACTCTGGCGGCGAAATACGGCCGCAATATGGGCGTCTCGGCCGGCGATTATCTCTTTTCCTCAGCTTTCAGGATCCTGGCCGCGAACGGATCGGCCCGGTGCGTGGCCATGCTGTCCGCTGCCAGCCTCGACCTGAGCCGGGGCGAACTGCTGCAGATGGAGCAGACGCGCGATTTCAGCCTGGCGCCTGAGGCATATTTCGAACGCTGCCGCTTGAAGACCGCCAGCCTCTTTTCGACGGCGTGCATGCTGGGCGCCGTGATCGGCAAATGCTCCGAGCCGGTTGTGACGGCGATGCATGACTTTGGCATGAACCTGGGGCTGGCGTTTCAGGTCGCCGACGACATACTCGATTTTGCCGGCGACACCGGCGCCATCGGCAAGCGAGCCGGCGCCGACCTTCGTGACGGCACGGTGACGCTGCCCCTGGTGATGGCGCTCGAGCGGGACGACTCCCTGCCGGACATGCTCGGGGAAAATCTGAGCGACGCGCTTATCGATGAGATCTGCATGAGGGTCCGCGACAGCGGCGGGCTCGAAGTGGCGCGCAGCCGGGCGCTGGAGCTGGTTGACATGGCTACCGAGTCTCTATCTGCGGCCGCCGGTGAGCTCGATACGGCGCCTCTGGCGCTGATCGCCCGCGTCGCCGCCGACCGCGGCGCCTGA
- the ubiE gene encoding bifunctional demethylmenaquinone methyltransferase/2-methoxy-6-polyprenyl-1,4-benzoquinol methylase UbiE, whose product MSLNTNTKPQTSLADPEPGRVRAMFGGIARRYDAMNTVMTAGMHHRWRRLGVDLADPGAGGAALDVCCGTGDFAFGLLDAVGPMGSVTGVDFSRRMLDVAREKARRKGKPVDFRWGDATRLEFDDGRFDCATVGFGVRNIEDIEGVFSEMARVVKPGGRVVCLEITQPTLRPFKQFYSIWFDRMVPAVGRLVAPRNAAYTYLPSSVRRFPPAPRLVEIMQQAGLKDVNYRLLAGSIIALHWGTAAAAPPTAP is encoded by the coding sequence ATGAGCCTGAACACGAACACAAAACCGCAGACTTCTCTGGCCGATCCGGAGCCCGGGCGCGTGCGCGCCATGTTCGGCGGCATTGCCCGGCGCTACGACGCCATGAACACGGTCATGACCGCAGGAATGCACCATCGCTGGCGGCGTCTGGGAGTGGATCTGGCCGACCCGGGCGCTGGAGGCGCGGCGCTCGACGTCTGTTGTGGGACCGGTGATTTTGCCTTCGGTCTTCTCGACGCCGTGGGTCCGATGGGATCGGTGACCGGTGTTGATTTCAGCCGCCGCATGCTGGATGTCGCCCGGGAAAAGGCAAGGCGGAAGGGGAAGCCGGTTGATTTCCGCTGGGGTGACGCCACCCGTCTCGAATTCGACGATGGCCGTTTCGATTGCGCCACCGTCGGTTTTGGGGTCCGCAACATAGAGGACATCGAGGGAGTCTTTTCGGAGATGGCCCGCGTCGTCAAGCCCGGCGGACGGGTCGTCTGCCTGGAGATCACTCAGCCGACACTGAGGCCTTTCAAGCAATTTTACAGCATCTGGTTCGACCGCATGGTGCCGGCGGTCGGCCGGCTGGTCGCTCCACGCAACGCCGCTTACACATATCTTCCCTCGTCGGTAAGGCGTTTTCCGCCTGCGCCCAGGCTGGTCGAGATCATGCAGCAGGCGGGGCTCAAGGATGTCAATTACCGCCTGCTCGCCGGAAGCATCATCGCGCTGCACTGGGGCACGGCCGCGGCGGCTCCGCCGACGGCCCCATGA
- the dapB gene encoding 4-hydroxy-tetrahydrodipicolinate reductase — translation MISVLVNGALGKMGRTTCGAVMAADGLELAAAVDPAFSDAGASEAFDISGISLYDNLASALETAKPEVAVDFTTPAVVFDSVTACLEAGVHCVVGTTGLSSEQLSAIGSRAQAAGRNCFLAPNFAIGAVLMMEAARTIARHIPDCEIIELHHDQKLDAPSGTSLRTAELIAGGRERQPEIPGPEGSAARGFIHEGVPIHSVRLPGLVAHQEIVFGGKGQTLSLRHDSISRESFMPGVIMAIRKVAGLKERLVVGLEKIM, via the coding sequence ATGATCAGCGTACTCGTCAACGGAGCTTTGGGAAAAATGGGTCGGACGACCTGCGGCGCCGTGATGGCCGCGGACGGCCTCGAGCTGGCGGCGGCGGTAGATCCTGCTTTCTCGGATGCGGGCGCCAGTGAGGCTTTTGACATCTCCGGGATATCCCTGTATGACAACCTGGCTTCCGCTCTTGAGACAGCGAAGCCCGAGGTCGCCGTGGATTTTACCACGCCGGCCGTGGTCTTCGATAGCGTCACGGCCTGTCTCGAAGCCGGCGTGCATTGCGTTGTCGGCACCACCGGCCTGTCGTCCGAGCAGCTGTCGGCGATCGGGTCGCGGGCCCAGGCCGCCGGCCGCAACTGCTTCCTGGCGCCTAATTTCGCCATCGGCGCCGTGCTGATGATGGAAGCCGCCCGGACCATCGCGCGCCACATACCGGATTGCGAGATCATCGAACTTCACCACGACCAGAAACTCGATGCTCCTTCCGGGACATCGCTCAGGACGGCCGAGCTCATCGCCGGCGGCCGCGAACGGCAGCCGGAGATTCCAGGGCCCGAAGGCAGCGCCGCCCGCGGATTCATCCATGAGGGCGTGCCGATCCACAGCGTCCGGCTGCCGGGGCTGGTCGCGCACCAGGAGATAGTTTTCGGCGGCAAGGGGCAGACGCTCTCGCTGCGCCACGATTCAATATCGAGGGAATCTTTCATGCCGGGAGTCATCATGGCGATCCGCAAGGTTGCCGGTCTGAAGGAGCGGCTGGTCGTGGGCCTGGAGAAGATCATGTAA
- a CDS encoding DNA translocase FtsK gives MARKTKKQATLKTARRKAAKRKQRSGSLDLRRLREIGGLALALAGCFLALVLYLGWSGGLVGTAAESALRYLFGVLAFMAPPVCIIAAAYLIFPEAPRGPRGFQIGVGLGLACLFLVFGANTLSVLGSEPVHEEFFQSAYFSGHGGIAGDALYWITGSLLGDAGSSVSVIFLLLSSLFLITGASVRIVLLATGSGARKAAVRARKSTAQLGHTLTDRRAAEPAMQTEAGAMAMAGGDATQPVPFGVDPAAVAERPVLGESVISGECAPLDGAQTYPDIFHDKPALALVDPEDSPAAEVTDAVAVEPGESADPFADIGDESGADRAPLQEELFPISDEEVEQAAAYVLPERELLRKSRDREGKSVDNLDRVSRVLEETLSSFGIEARVIGTESGPRVTRYELQLAPGIKVNKVTTLKNDIAYALATTDIRILAPIPGKSAVGVEVPNLNPNMVTLGDIYKDFPKKSGPLSVWLGKDIAGKPVFADLAQMPHLLVAGTTGSGKSGCINCIVSSILLRCTPDDVRMILIDPKRVELSHFEGIPHLLTPVVTVMKDAANVLANLVEEMESRYGQMELVKAKHLDELNKTRVRRGQKELPYIILVVDELADLMMVAPADVEGAIIRLAQKSRAVGIHLVLATQRPSVDVITGMIKANVPSRIAFAVSSQIDSRVILDTNGAESLLGQGDMLFRPLGSSQLRRVQGAYISEQEIKLLTDRCKSQLKPDFAMELLEGKVDDSDDKLPADEDELLPEAMRLVVEAGSASVSILQRRLRVGYTRAGRLIDMLERRGVISGYEGSKPRRVLIGEEDLERILEKAPRQERSLTEDAGDEEGAAPVYE, from the coding sequence ATGGCTCGCAAGACCAAAAAGCAGGCGACTTTGAAGACGGCGCGGAGAAAAGCGGCGAAGCGTAAACAGCGCTCCGGCAGTCTTGATCTGCGCCGGTTGAGGGAGATCGGCGGCCTGGCGCTTGCCCTGGCCGGATGTTTTCTGGCCCTGGTCCTGTACCTGGGCTGGTCCGGCGGCCTGGTGGGCACGGCGGCGGAATCCGCCCTCAGGTACCTCTTCGGGGTGCTGGCTTTCATGGCGCCGCCGGTATGCATCATAGCCGCCGCCTACCTTATCTTTCCCGAAGCCCCCAGGGGACCGCGGGGCTTCCAGATTGGCGTCGGCCTCGGGCTGGCCTGCCTTTTCCTGGTCTTCGGCGCCAACACCCTTTCGGTGCTGGGCTCCGAGCCTGTCCATGAGGAATTCTTCCAGAGCGCATATTTCTCCGGCCATGGCGGCATTGCCGGCGACGCCCTTTACTGGATCACGGGTTCGCTGCTTGGCGACGCCGGCAGTTCGGTGTCGGTTATCTTCCTGCTGCTTTCATCGCTCTTTTTGATCACTGGCGCCTCGGTGCGGATCGTGTTGCTGGCGACCGGTTCCGGGGCCAGGAAGGCCGCGGTCAGGGCCAGGAAGTCAACCGCGCAGCTGGGACACACCCTGACCGATAGGCGCGCCGCGGAGCCGGCCATGCAGACTGAAGCCGGCGCCATGGCCATGGCGGGTGGCGACGCCACGCAACCGGTGCCCTTCGGCGTCGACCCGGCGGCGGTAGCAGAGCGCCCGGTGCTGGGAGAATCCGTCATCAGCGGCGAATGCGCTCCGCTCGACGGCGCCCAGACCTATCCTGACATTTTTCATGACAAGCCAGCGCTGGCGCTGGTCGATCCCGAAGACAGCCCGGCCGCGGAGGTAACGGACGCCGTTGCGGTCGAACCCGGGGAAAGCGCCGATCCCTTTGCCGACATCGGCGACGAATCCGGCGCCGATCGGGCCCCGCTGCAGGAAGAGCTTTTCCCCATCAGCGATGAAGAGGTCGAACAGGCGGCCGCATACGTGCTGCCGGAGCGCGAGCTGCTTCGCAAGAGCCGCGACCGCGAGGGGAAATCCGTCGACAACCTTGACCGCGTCAGCCGCGTGCTCGAGGAGACGCTTTCGAGCTTCGGCATCGAGGCCCGGGTCATCGGCACCGAATCCGGTCCGCGCGTGACCCGTTACGAGCTGCAACTGGCGCCTGGGATCAAGGTCAATAAAGTAACGACTCTCAAGAATGACATCGCCTATGCCCTGGCGACCACGGATATCAGGATCCTGGCGCCGATCCCGGGCAAGTCCGCCGTGGGCGTCGAGGTCCCGAACCTCAATCCCAACATGGTCACCCTGGGCGACATCTACAAGGACTTTCCCAAGAAATCAGGGCCGCTCTCGGTCTGGCTGGGCAAGGACATCGCCGGCAAGCCCGTGTTCGCCGATCTGGCGCAGATGCCGCACTTGCTGGTCGCCGGCACCACCGGCTCGGGAAAGAGCGGCTGCATCAACTGCATCGTCTCATCGATCCTGCTGCGCTGCACTCCGGACGACGTGCGCATGATCCTCATCGATCCCAAGCGGGTCGAACTCAGCCACTTTGAAGGCATTCCCCACCTGCTGACGCCCGTGGTCACGGTCATGAAAGACGCCGCCAACGTCCTGGCCAATCTGGTGGAAGAGATGGAATCGCGCTACGGCCAGATGGAGCTGGTGAAGGCCAAGCATCTGGACGAACTCAACAAGACCCGCGTCCGTCGCGGCCAGAAGGAGCTGCCTTACATAATCCTGGTCGTTGACGAGCTGGCCGATCTGATGATGGTTGCGCCTGCCGACGTGGAGGGCGCTATTATCCGTCTGGCGCAGAAATCGCGGGCGGTGGGCATCCACCTGGTCCTGGCGACGCAACGCCCGTCCGTGGACGTCATCACCGGCATGATCAAGGCCAATGTTCCCTCGCGTATCGCCTTCGCCGTCTCATCACAGATCGACTCGCGGGTCATACTCGACACCAACGGCGCCGAGAGCCTGCTGGGCCAGGGCGACATGCTCTTCCGGCCGCTGGGCTCGTCCCAGCTGAGGCGGGTTCAGGGAGCCTATATCTCCGAGCAGGAGATAAAGCTGCTTACCGACCGCTGCAAGAGCCAGCTCAAGCCCGATTTTGCGATGGAGCTGCTGGAGGGGAAGGTGGATGACAGCGACGACAAGCTTCCCGCTGACGAGGATGAGCTGTTGCCCGAGGCCATGCGCCTGGTGGTGGAAGCCGGCTCGGCATCGGTGTCGATTCTGCAGCGCCGGTTGCGCGTCGGCTATACCCGCGCCGGCCGCCTGATCGACATGCTCGAGCGCCGCGGCGTTATCAGCGGTTACGAAGGAAGCAAGCCTCGCCGGGTGCTCATCGGTGAGGAAGACCTGGAGCGGATCCTGGAGAAGGCGCCGCGGCAGGAACGTTCCCTGACGGAGGATGCCGGCGACGAAGAGGGCGCCGCGCCCGTGTACGAATGA